One window from the genome of Halostella litorea encodes:
- a CDS encoding winged helix-turn-helix domain-containing protein, which translates to MSADDDSKSPPKSMRHKRILDLAAERPDASLDELAAEVPSATADLVERILEKYGDPADDGTTVDQPTPSAASDEDTPSTDSESGTAADTDDADATESVQAPNESSGAAGSAPDATEPDDTDADTADGPAETDTGDVDATAEWPSAADLSEKQREVLEAVARDPTATQRAIGERIGVSGATVSNRANGIEGFDWSEREAFVDAVLPGPAPAAVTADGGQTVGSDSDGAPQADTDPSEADPDSAADLGAAVDRLEERVAALEANGNAGPASDGDSPFADPELVHKVVHACLESEAISEAEELRILDELLS; encoded by the coding sequence ATGAGTGCGGACGACGATAGCAAGTCACCTCCCAAGTCGATGCGGCACAAGCGGATCCTGGACCTCGCTGCGGAGCGGCCCGACGCGTCGCTGGACGAACTCGCCGCCGAGGTGCCCAGCGCGACGGCGGACCTGGTCGAGCGTATCCTGGAGAAGTACGGCGATCCCGCCGATGACGGGACGACGGTAGATCAACCGACGCCCTCGGCTGCGTCGGACGAGGATACACCGTCGACCGACTCGGAGTCCGGGACTGCGGCCGACACGGACGACGCCGACGCGACCGAGTCGGTCCAGGCCCCCAACGAGTCAAGCGGGGCGGCTGGGAGCGCCCCGGACGCTACCGAACCGGACGACACCGACGCGGATACGGCCGATGGCCCGGCCGAAACCGACACGGGCGACGTCGACGCGACTGCGGAGTGGCCATCGGCAGCCGACCTCTCGGAGAAACAGCGCGAGGTGCTGGAGGCCGTCGCCCGCGACCCGACGGCCACACAGCGGGCGATCGGCGAGCGGATCGGCGTGTCGGGCGCGACCGTGAGCAACCGCGCGAACGGCATCGAGGGGTTCGACTGGAGCGAGCGCGAGGCGTTCGTCGACGCCGTCCTCCCGGGGCCGGCCCCGGCCGCCGTGACGGCCGACGGCGGCCAGACGGTCGGGTCGGATTCCGACGGGGCCCCGCAAGCGGACACCGACCCGTCCGAGGCCGACCCGGACTCGGCCGCCGACCTCGGAGCCGCGGTCGATCGCCTGGAGGAGCGCGTCGCCGCCCTGGAAGCCAACGGGAACGCGGGCCCGGCGTCGGACGGCGACTCGCCGTTCGCGGACCCGGAACTCGTGCACAAGGTCGTCCACGC
- a CDS encoding DMT family transporter has translation MNPYALLGVAIVSELLGTTALKLSDGFSRPLPSLGVLVGYGVAFYLVSLTLEDLPVGVVYGTWAALGIVGVAAIGVVVFGEEVDLAGAVGISLILVGVYFVNVVSGMSAH, from the coding sequence ATGAACCCGTATGCCCTCCTCGGCGTCGCGATCGTATCCGAACTCCTCGGCACGACAGCCCTGAAACTCTCCGACGGGTTTTCGCGCCCGCTCCCCAGTCTCGGCGTTCTCGTCGGGTACGGGGTGGCGTTCTATCTGGTGTCGTTGACCCTGGAGGACCTCCCCGTCGGGGTCGTCTATGGGACCTGGGCCGCGCTGGGGATCGTCGGCGTCGCCGCCATCGGCGTCGTCGTGTTCGGTGAGGAAGTCGATCTCGCGGGCGCTGTTGGGATCTCCCTCATCCTCGTCGGCGTGTATTTCGTCAACGTCGTCTCCGGGATGTCGGCTCACTAG
- a CDS encoding acyl-CoA thioesterase: MTTTDDAYETTVTVRFRDLDPMGQVHNGVVLQYVEEARVRYFRDVLDVDITDINGAIAGQDIDYRAPITYGASVAVRYRVTEIGESSLTMAFEVRADGELAAEGEVVHVALDDADAPTGIPESWVERIRAFEGGDVDR; encoded by the coding sequence GTGACGACTACCGACGACGCGTACGAGACGACGGTCACCGTCAGGTTCCGCGACCTCGACCCGATGGGACAGGTACACAACGGCGTCGTCCTCCAGTACGTCGAGGAAGCGCGCGTCCGCTACTTCCGGGACGTGCTGGACGTCGACATCACGGATATCAACGGCGCGATCGCCGGGCAGGACATCGACTACCGTGCGCCGATCACTTACGGGGCGTCGGTCGCCGTCCGCTACCGGGTCACCGAGATCGGCGAGTCGAGTCTCACGATGGCCTTCGAAGTCCGCGCGGACGGCGAACTCGCCGCGGAGGGCGAAGTCGTCCACGTCGCACTCGACGACGCGGACGCGCCGACGGGGATCCCCGAGTCGTGGGTCGAACGGATCCGTGCCTTCGAAGGTGGCGACGTGGATCGCTGA
- a CDS encoding LLM class flavin-dependent oxidoreductase translates to MDLSIVDLSPVPAGGTATDAYANTVAATRQAERLGYSRFWVAEHHGMGDTLAGTTPEVLLGHLAAETDAIRLGSGAVLLNHYSPLKVAEQFGALDALAPGRIDAGLGRANGSPAVDRALGTERRVENPDEDHAEKIEAVVDHLYDDYPADHPYGDVEIPRSGAAEPVPWVLGSSPSSAAIAGELGLRYCFAAFIRPNFAVPAFEEYRERFEPSRLADGLDEPRGMVAVNAVCAETDAEAARLRAMAEASYQRMARGEVGTTPSVEEAIDELGGVPEPTPATLDADEWPRAISGSPETLDGLLRQLADRVGVDEVMIQHVVADHEDALRSHELIADGVGIDPR, encoded by the coding sequence ATGGACCTCTCCATCGTCGACCTCTCCCCAGTCCCCGCCGGCGGCACCGCGACCGACGCCTACGCGAACACCGTCGCCGCCACGCGGCAGGCCGAACGGCTCGGCTACTCGCGGTTCTGGGTGGCCGAACACCACGGCATGGGCGACACGCTCGCCGGGACGACCCCGGAGGTGTTGCTCGGTCACCTCGCCGCCGAGACGGACGCGATCCGGCTCGGCTCCGGCGCGGTGTTGCTCAACCACTACAGCCCGCTGAAGGTCGCGGAGCAGTTCGGCGCGCTGGACGCGCTCGCGCCCGGCCGGATCGACGCCGGGCTGGGGCGGGCAAACGGGTCGCCCGCGGTCGACCGCGCGCTCGGGACGGAGCGCCGCGTCGAGAACCCCGACGAGGACCACGCCGAGAAGATCGAGGCCGTCGTCGACCACCTCTACGACGACTACCCGGCCGACCACCCCTACGGCGACGTCGAGATCCCCCGGTCCGGCGCGGCCGAGCCGGTGCCGTGGGTGCTCGGCTCCAGCCCGTCGAGCGCCGCGATCGCCGGCGAACTCGGGCTGCGCTACTGCTTCGCGGCATTCATCCGCCCGAACTTCGCCGTCCCCGCGTTCGAGGAGTACCGCGAGCGCTTCGAGCCGTCGCGGCTGGCCGACGGGTTGGACGAACCCCGGGGGATGGTCGCGGTCAACGCCGTCTGCGCCGAGACCGACGCCGAGGCCGCCCGGCTCCGGGCGATGGCCGAGGCGTCGTACCAGCGGATGGCCCGCGGCGAGGTCGGCACCACTCCGTCCGTCGAGGAAGCGATCGACGAACTGGGCGGCGTCCCCGAGCCGACCCCGGCGACGCTCGACGCCGACGAGTGGCCGCGTGCGATCTCCGGTAGCCCGGAAACGCTCGACGGCCTGCTCCGCCAGCTCGCCGACCGCGTCGGCGTCGACGAGGTGATGATCCAGCACGTCGTCGCCGACCACGAGGACGCGCTCCGCTCGCACGAACTGATCGCCGACGGCGTCGGGATCGACCCCCGCTGA
- a CDS encoding ABC transporter permease — MSVADYAARNRLRVGGAVALVALAAVAALAADVPVADVVTVGFVERSLQAATPIAIAAIGGLYAEKSGVFNIGLEGFMIFGAANAAAMMYLVGGSSPTQADLWMAIVASVGITLAYTVIFAVLLIRYKADQIVAGLAVWFVALGFGPFTAVLLWGNRNSPGLASVNDLTVPLLSGIPVVGPILFDTSPLVLLTVVLAVVAWLFLYRTRYGYWIQAAGENPEALDTAGVSVTRVRYAAVIFSGAMAGLAGAVLLAHAGSFTGTGDTMVNGRGWIGIVAYLFGNYNPLGAAAAALLFGGLDMLQIQFQTAGIDLPNRLVNLFPYVAVVVVLTVWGSTRMPDAVGESYESED; from the coding sequence ATGAGCGTCGCCGACTACGCCGCCCGGAACCGGCTCCGGGTCGGCGGGGCGGTTGCGCTGGTCGCGCTCGCCGCCGTGGCCGCGCTGGCGGCGGACGTGCCGGTCGCGGACGTGGTGACCGTCGGGTTCGTCGAGCGCTCGCTCCAGGCGGCGACCCCCATCGCCATCGCGGCGATCGGCGGGCTGTACGCCGAGAAAAGCGGCGTGTTCAACATCGGGCTGGAGGGGTTCATGATCTTCGGGGCGGCCAACGCGGCGGCCATGATGTACCTCGTCGGCGGTAGCTCGCCGACGCAGGCCGACCTCTGGATGGCGATAGTCGCCTCGGTCGGGATCACCCTGGCGTACACCGTCATATTCGCCGTGTTGCTGATCCGGTACAAGGCCGACCAGATCGTCGCGGGGCTGGCGGTGTGGTTCGTCGCCCTCGGGTTCGGCCCCTTCACGGCGGTCCTGCTGTGGGGCAACCGGAACAGCCCGGGGCTGGCGAGCGTCAACGACCTGACGGTCCCGCTCCTCTCGGGGATACCGGTGGTCGGCCCGATCCTCTTCGACACGTCGCCGCTGGTGTTGCTGACGGTCGTCCTCGCCGTCGTCGCCTGGCTGTTCCTCTACCGCACCCGTTACGGCTACTGGATCCAGGCCGCCGGCGAGAACCCCGAGGCGCTGGACACGGCAGGCGTCTCCGTCACCCGCGTCCGGTACGCCGCGGTGATCTTCTCCGGCGCGATGGCCGGGCTGGCCGGCGCGGTCCTGCTCGCGCACGCGGGGTCCTTTACCGGCACCGGCGACACGATGGTCAACGGCCGCGGCTGGATCGGCATCGTCGCCTACCTGTTCGGCAACTACAACCCGCTCGGCGCGGCCGCCGCCGCGCTGCTGTTCGGCGGGCTCGACATGCTCCAGATCCAGTTCCAGACGGCCGGCATCGACCTCCCGAACCGGCTGGTCAACCTGTTCCCCTACGTTGCCGTGGTCGTGGTGCTGACGGTCTGGGGGTCGACGCGCATGCCCGACGCCGTCGGCGAGTCCTACGAGAGCGAGGACTGA
- a CDS encoding ABC transporter permease, with protein MSDADSGGARAALDRAASLMLNASVLQRVAIATASTALALLVGLVVVAAAGYDPAAFLLNVVEGAFGDRTATARTLKFTTVFVLTGIAVAVAFRAGVFNIGVQGQFVVGGFACVVAILRLAPVLPEGAVGGVALILLGTLAAVVAGGLYAAIPGALKAYADANEIITTIMLNFIAVGVVGYLVEGPLRGEGNRAPNTDRIPDYAEFPSLVFDVPDFSLVGLGVALAVVAAIAVVMARTNVGYDMVTSGHQESAATYSGVDADRTIVRTMALSGMVAGVAGAVFAIMIQGYYSDPSGIGTYGFDAIAVSLLAANNPLGVVPAGLLFGGLDSAGTHIGINSDVPVQLIDGIIGLVVLFVAAPELFRMAAERTGLGGERR; from the coding sequence ATGAGCGACGCCGACTCGGGCGGCGCGCGCGCGGCGCTCGACCGTGCCGCGTCCCTGATGCTGAACGCCTCCGTCCTCCAGCGGGTCGCCATCGCGACGGCGTCGACGGCGCTCGCCCTGCTCGTCGGGCTGGTCGTCGTGGCGGCGGCTGGCTACGACCCGGCCGCCTTCCTGCTCAACGTCGTCGAGGGGGCGTTCGGCGACCGCACCGCCACCGCGCGGACGCTGAAGTTCACGACGGTGTTCGTCCTGACCGGCATCGCCGTGGCGGTCGCGTTCCGCGCGGGCGTGTTCAACATCGGCGTCCAGGGGCAGTTCGTCGTCGGCGGCTTCGCCTGCGTCGTCGCCATCCTCCGGCTCGCGCCGGTGCTGCCCGAAGGCGCGGTCGGCGGCGTCGCGCTGATCCTGCTCGGGACGCTTGCGGCCGTCGTCGCCGGCGGCCTCTACGCGGCGATCCCCGGCGCGCTGAAGGCCTACGCCGACGCCAACGAGATCATCACGACGATCATGCTCAACTTCATCGCGGTCGGCGTGGTCGGCTACCTCGTCGAGGGGCCGCTCCGCGGCGAGGGCAACCGCGCCCCGAACACCGACCGGATCCCCGACTACGCCGAGTTCCCGTCGCTGGTGTTCGACGTGCCCGACTTCTCGCTGGTCGGCCTCGGGGTCGCGCTCGCGGTCGTCGCGGCCATCGCCGTGGTCATGGCCCGCACGAACGTCGGCTACGACATGGTGACCAGCGGCCACCAGGAGTCGGCGGCGACGTACTCCGGCGTCGACGCCGATCGGACTATCGTCCGGACGATGGCGCTCTCCGGCATGGTCGCCGGGGTCGCCGGCGCGGTGTTTGCGATCATGATCCAGGGCTACTACAGCGACCCGAGCGGCATCGGCACGTACGGCTTCGACGCCATCGCGGTGAGCCTGCTGGCGGCGAACAACCCGCTCGGCGTCGTCCCGGCGGGGCTGCTGTTCGGCGGGCTGGACTCCGCCGGTACCCACATCGGCATCAACAGCGACGTGCCCGTCCAGCTGATCGACGGGATCATCGGGCTCGTCGTGCTGTTCGTGGCCGCGCCGGAGCTGTTCCGGATGGCGGCCGAGCGGACCGGCCTCGGGGGTGAGCGGCGATGA
- a CDS encoding ABC transporter ATP-binding protein: MAENARTEGPTAVEMTGITKRFGDVVANDGVDFRLERGSVHALLGENGSGKTTLMSVLYGLYDEDAGTIRIDGEPREFDSPRDAMDAGVGMIHQHFQLVEPMTVLQNVILGHEPTENGFVDEAAAREEIEAISSRYDFDVDRHLDTPVRDLDLGVRQRVEIVKSLYRGAEILVLDEPTAVLTPQEVEGLFDVMEELTADGRSLIFITHKLDEALRAADEVTVLRDGEAVGTVAAAGTTEQELARMMVGREVLFERRERTTEPGDPVLAAEDLRVRGDRDLERVRGVDLTVREGEILGIAGVQGNGQTELVEAVTGLRSVDAGTVRFHGEDVTDTSRRSRIESGIAYVPEDRQAEGLVQDYDLVKNALLGNQTIHPYVSRGFVDWPTVREHAADIVEEYDVQPPNPRAEASSLSGGNQQKFIVGREIEHDPDVMVASHPTRGVDIGSIEFIHDRLLDLREEGLAILFVSSKLEEIRKLSDRIAVMYEGEFVDVVDPETVTEEELGLLMAGHDPAAVGEADAVEGGAER; this comes from the coding sequence ATGGCTGAGAACGCGCGCACGGAGGGCCCGACCGCCGTCGAGATGACGGGCATCACCAAGCGGTTCGGCGACGTCGTGGCCAACGACGGCGTCGACTTCCGGCTGGAACGTGGCAGCGTCCACGCCCTGCTCGGCGAGAACGGTTCGGGGAAGACGACGCTGATGAGCGTCCTATACGGGCTGTACGACGAGGACGCCGGCACGATCCGCATCGACGGCGAGCCCCGGGAGTTCGACAGCCCGCGGGACGCCATGGACGCCGGCGTCGGCATGATCCACCAGCACTTCCAGCTGGTGGAGCCGATGACCGTCCTGCAGAACGTCATCCTGGGCCACGAGCCGACCGAGAACGGGTTCGTCGACGAGGCGGCCGCCCGCGAGGAGATCGAGGCGATCAGCTCGCGGTACGACTTCGACGTCGACCGCCACCTCGACACGCCCGTGCGGGACCTCGACCTGGGGGTCCGCCAGCGCGTGGAGATCGTCAAGAGCCTCTACCGCGGCGCGGAGATACTCGTCCTCGACGAGCCGACCGCCGTGCTGACCCCCCAGGAGGTCGAGGGCCTGTTCGACGTGATGGAGGAACTGACCGCGGACGGCCGGTCGCTCATCTTCATCACCCACAAGTTGGACGAGGCGCTCCGGGCGGCCGACGAGGTCACCGTGCTCCGCGACGGCGAGGCCGTCGGCACGGTCGCCGCGGCCGGCACCACCGAGCAGGAACTGGCCCGGATGATGGTCGGCCGGGAGGTGCTGTTCGAGCGCCGCGAGCGGACGACCGAGCCGGGCGACCCGGTGCTCGCAGCCGAGGACCTGCGGGTCCGGGGCGACCGCGACCTCGAACGCGTGCGCGGCGTCGACCTCACGGTCCGCGAGGGCGAAATCCTCGGAATCGCGGGCGTGCAGGGCAACGGCCAGACCGAACTCGTCGAGGCGGTCACCGGCCTCCGCTCGGTCGACGCCGGCACCGTCCGGTTCCACGGCGAGGACGTGACCGACACGAGCCGCCGGAGCCGCATCGAGTCGGGGATCGCGTACGTCCCCGAGGACCGCCAGGCCGAGGGGCTGGTGCAGGACTACGACCTCGTGAAGAACGCGCTGCTGGGGAACCAGACGATCCACCCCTACGTCTCCCGCGGGTTCGTCGACTGGCCCACCGTCCGCGAGCACGCCGCCGACATCGTCGAGGAGTACGACGTCCAGCCGCCGAACCCGCGCGCCGAGGCCTCCTCGCTCTCGGGCGGGAACCAGCAGAAGTTCATCGTCGGCCGCGAGATAGAACACGACCCCGACGTGATGGTCGCCTCGCACCCGACGCGGGGCGTCGACATCGGCTCGATCGAGTTCATCCACGACCGGCTGCTGGACCTGCGCGAGGAGGGGCTCGCGATCCTCTTTGTCTCCTCGAAGCTTGAGGAGATCCGGAAGCTCTCGGACCGGATCGCGGTCATGTACGAGGGCGAGTTCGTCGACGTCGTCGACCCCGAGACCGTCACCGAGGAGGAACTCGGCCTGCTGATGGCCGGGCACGACCCCGCGGCGGTCGGGGAAGCCGACGCCGTCGAAGGGGGTGCCGAGCGATGA
- a CDS encoding BMP family lipoprotein yields the protein MTPRSDADGGDGDPNSDEPTTAIDRRTVLASGAAVLGSATVAGCLSEDDGSDGSDGTTNVAIVSSPAGFDDNAFNDLALEGLETAAEDYDIEINEVEETEQAQYQSTQSELAQSGDYDLIVLVSYNHTEALTQNAADYPDQNWMLINDHVDEPNVAGYTWANHEMSYLAGVLGGTMTTEELSHEGSETDAGNAQIGFVGGIDESLINAFQRAYVAGAEWVNGDVDVNVGYIGNYTDTDTAADIASSQYDDGADIVYHAAAAAGRGVFEAAQDNGRFAIGVDADQSQTLPDFQDVILGSAVKYINEGTREVATAVAEGNFDSVTGANTLGLAEEGVDCVIGQAFEGELPDAVSQNLEDAKQGIADGDIEVPCTAAGCN from the coding sequence ATGACACCACGATCGGACGCGGACGGCGGGGACGGCGATCCGAACAGCGACGAGCCGACGACTGCGATCGACCGACGTACGGTGCTCGCCTCCGGCGCGGCCGTCCTCGGCAGCGCGACGGTGGCGGGCTGTCTCAGCGAGGACGACGGCTCCGACGGCTCCGACGGGACGACGAACGTCGCCATCGTCTCCAGCCCCGCCGGCTTCGACGACAACGCGTTCAACGACCTCGCGCTGGAGGGGTTGGAGACCGCGGCCGAGGACTACGACATCGAGATCAACGAGGTCGAGGAGACCGAGCAGGCCCAGTACCAGTCGACGCAGTCCGAACTGGCCCAGAGCGGCGACTACGACCTCATCGTGCTGGTGTCGTACAACCACACCGAGGCGCTGACGCAGAACGCCGCCGACTACCCCGACCAGAACTGGATGCTGATAAACGACCACGTCGACGAGCCCAACGTCGCCGGCTACACGTGGGCCAACCACGAGATGTCCTACCTCGCTGGCGTGCTCGGCGGGACGATGACGACCGAGGAACTCTCCCACGAGGGCAGCGAGACCGACGCCGGCAACGCCCAGATCGGCTTCGTCGGCGGCATCGACGAGTCGCTCATCAACGCCTTCCAGCGCGCCTACGTCGCGGGCGCGGAGTGGGTCAACGGCGACGTCGACGTCAACGTCGGCTACATCGGCAACTACACCGACACCGACACCGCGGCCGACATCGCCAGTTCGCAGTACGACGACGGCGCTGACATCGTCTACCACGCCGCCGCGGCCGCGGGCCGGGGCGTGTTCGAGGCCGCACAGGACAACGGCCGCTTCGCCATCGGCGTCGACGCCGACCAGTCGCAGACGCTCCCGGACTTCCAGGACGTCATCCTGGGCTCCGCGGTGAAGTACATCAACGAGGGGACCCGCGAGGTGGCGACGGCCGTCGCCGAGGGGAACTTCGACAGCGTCACCGGCGCCAACACCCTGGGGCTCGCCGAGGAGGGCGTCGACTGCGTCATCGGGCAGGCGTTCGAGGGTGAACTCCCCGACGCCGTCTCCCAGAACCTCGAGGACGCGAAGCAGGGCATCGCCGACGGCGACATCGAGGTGCCGTGTACCGCCGCCGGCTGTAACTGA
- a CDS encoding arylsulfotransferase family protein encodes MNGSSSARETVARVRSGVTRRRLRVACLAVLLICGAYLAYGALTGVTTATEEGVPEAPPTENHTVVTESAKFGTIIAYAPDGSVAYYNNSHTKYFDVDPVENESLTVEYTATDTIHTSGPNCGDPPCSRNVIERANISTGEVTEMVVRYDHRENAGEWHDHVRVNETHVIVADIADDQVFMLDTESGVREWAWNAQSDFPVEGGGSYPGDWAHINDVSLLDDGRVMVSLRNQDQVVFIDPETGLNESWTLGEEDNHDIQYEQHNPDYIPEERGGPAVVVADSENGRVEEFQREDGEWVRTWEWSDAQMQWPRDADRLPNGNTLITDTNGKRLIEVTPEGEIVWEVELSHPYEAERLETGDESTGGESARSLGYESRTGGGGDGGDGGFSLGIMSTVSDVVRGVLPPRIVNGIIYIGPVWMGRPEFGAATIAVLTGLAWGGMETRWALRSRGVRFRLPVYRRGADAADDDTTDE; translated from the coding sequence ATGAACGGATCATCCAGCGCCCGGGAGACGGTCGCCCGGGTGCGCTCGGGGGTCACGCGGCGTCGCCTCCGCGTCGCGTGTCTCGCGGTCCTGCTGATCTGTGGCGCGTACCTGGCGTACGGCGCGCTGACCGGCGTCACGACGGCCACCGAGGAGGGGGTCCCCGAAGCACCGCCGACGGAGAACCACACCGTCGTCACCGAGTCGGCCAAGTTCGGCACGATAATCGCGTACGCGCCGGACGGGAGCGTCGCCTACTACAACAACAGCCACACGAAGTACTTCGACGTCGACCCCGTCGAGAACGAGTCGCTGACCGTCGAGTACACCGCGACGGACACGATCCACACGTCGGGGCCGAACTGCGGCGACCCGCCCTGTTCCCGCAACGTGATCGAGCGGGCGAACATCTCGACCGGCGAGGTGACCGAGATGGTCGTCCGCTACGACCACCGCGAGAACGCCGGCGAGTGGCACGACCACGTCCGGGTCAACGAGACGCACGTCATCGTCGCCGACATCGCGGACGACCAGGTGTTCATGCTCGATACCGAGTCGGGCGTCCGGGAGTGGGCCTGGAACGCCCAGAGCGACTTCCCCGTCGAGGGCGGCGGCTCGTACCCCGGCGACTGGGCGCACATCAACGACGTGAGTCTGCTCGACGACGGGCGGGTGATGGTGAGCCTGCGAAACCAGGACCAGGTCGTCTTCATCGACCCCGAGACCGGGCTGAACGAGTCCTGGACGCTCGGCGAGGAGGACAACCACGACATCCAGTACGAGCAGCACAACCCGGACTACATCCCCGAGGAGCGCGGCGGGCCGGCGGTCGTCGTGGCCGACTCGGAGAACGGTCGCGTCGAGGAGTTCCAGCGCGAGGACGGCGAGTGGGTCCGCACCTGGGAGTGGTCGGACGCGCAGATGCAGTGGCCCCGCGACGCCGACCGCCTCCCCAACGGCAACACCCTCATCACCGACACGAACGGGAAGCGCCTCATCGAGGTGACCCCGGAGGGCGAGATAGTCTGGGAGGTCGAACTCTCCCACCCCTACGAGGCCGAGCGCCTCGAGACGGGCGACGAGAGCACCGGCGGCGAGAGCGCCCGCTCGCTCGGCTACGAGTCCCGGACCGGCGGCGGGGGCGACGGCGGCGACGGCGGGTTCTCGCTGGGGATCATGTCGACGGTGTCGGACGTGGTCCGCGGGGTGCTCCCGCCGCGGATCGTCAACGGCATCATCTACATCGGCCCGGTGTGGATGGGCCGGCCGGAGTTCGGCGCGGCGACGATAGCCGTGCTCACGGGGCTGGCGTGGGGCGGCATGGAGACGCGGTGGGCGCTCCGGTCGCGGGGCGTCAGGTTCCGGTTGCCCGTGTACCGCCGCGGGGCGGACGCCGCGGACGACGACACGACCGACGAATAG
- a CDS encoding DUF7563 family protein, protein MPKCNNCGSFVTPEFVRVFGGNEDEVYGCLDCVGATAVKNGAGLDNVEARTGL, encoded by the coding sequence ATGCCGAAATGCAACAACTGTGGTTCGTTCGTGACGCCGGAGTTCGTCCGCGTGTTCGGGGGGAACGAGGACGAGGTGTACGGCTGCCTCGACTGCGTCGGGGCGACAGCCGTCAAGAACGGGGCCGGCCTCGACAACGTGGAAGCCCGGACGGGGCTGTAG
- a CDS encoding translation initiation factor IF-2 subunit beta, translated as MDYEASLDRALDAVPDYAGSDDRLSVPDANAQKDGAFTRFTNLGEIADALSRDPEHLHSSIQRELGTAGQFEDGRARYNGSFTGSDFDAAVDSYVDEFVTCSQCGLPDTRLTTENRTLMLRCEACGAFRPVTKRQTSDATQQRDAVEEGETYEVKITGTGRKGDGVAEKGEYTIFVPGTQEGQVVDIYIKNISGNLAFARLAN; from the coding sequence ATGGACTACGAAGCCAGCCTCGACCGCGCGCTCGACGCGGTCCCCGACTACGCCGGCTCCGACGACCGACTGTCGGTGCCCGACGCGAACGCCCAGAAGGACGGCGCGTTCACCCGGTTCACGAACCTCGGCGAGATCGCCGACGCCCTCTCGCGCGACCCCGAGCACCTCCACAGCTCGATCCAGCGCGAGCTCGGGACGGCCGGCCAGTTCGAGGACGGCCGCGCCCGCTACAACGGGTCGTTCACCGGGAGCGACTTCGACGCCGCCGTCGACAGCTACGTCGACGAGTTCGTCACCTGCTCGCAGTGTGGCCTGCCCGACACGCGGCTGACGACGGAGAACCGCACGCTGATGCTCCGCTGTGAGGCCTGCGGGGCGTTCCGGCCCGTCACGAAGCGCCAGACCTCCGACGCCACCCAGCAGCGCGACGCGGTCGAGGAGGGCGAGACCTACGAGGTGAAGATCACCGGCACCGGCCGCAAGGGCGACGGCGTCGCCGAGAAGGGCGAGTACACCATCTTCGTCCCCGGCACGCAGGAGGGGCAGGTCGTCGACATCTACATCAAGAACATCAGCGGCAACCTCGCGTTCGCCCGCCTGGCGAACTGA
- a CDS encoding universal stress protein has translation MYHVLVAVDEAEDRSERQAEAVADLPDAPESVRATVFHCFTDNPSGASASQITGVRRARERLEEAGVEVSLHEDSGDPADGVLDTAEEMDVDLVCMGGRKHTPTGKALFGSVTQAVILNADRPVMVPGHE, from the coding sequence ATGTACCACGTACTCGTCGCCGTGGACGAAGCCGAGGACCGGTCGGAGCGACAGGCCGAGGCCGTCGCGGACCTCCCGGACGCGCCGGAGTCGGTTCGCGCGACGGTGTTTCACTGCTTCACGGACAACCCGTCGGGCGCGTCCGCGTCACAGATCACCGGCGTCCGCCGCGCACGGGAGCGACTGGAGGAGGCGGGCGTCGAAGTGAGCCTGCACGAGGACAGCGGCGACCCGGCCGACGGCGTCCTCGACACGGCCGAGGAGATGGACGTCGACCTGGTCTGTATGGGCGGGCGCAAGCACACGCCGACCGGGAAGGCGCTGTTCGGGAGCGTCACGCAGGCGGTGATCCTCAACGCGGACCGGCCGGTGATGGTGCCCGGCCACGAGTGA